From a single Paramormyrops kingsleyae isolate MSU_618 chromosome 14, PKINGS_0.4, whole genome shotgun sequence genomic region:
- the peli2 gene encoding E3 ubiquitin-protein ligase pellino homolog 2 isoform X2, which yields MFSPSQEERCTPTKEPVKYGELVVLGYNGSLPSGDRGRRKSRFALFRRTKANGVKPSTVHVLSSPQASKAVNCRGQHSISYTLSRNQTVVVEYCHDKDTDMFQIGRSTESPIDFVVTDTVSGSQGSEETPITQSTISRFACRVVCERSPPYTARIYAAGFDSSKNIFLGEKAAKWKNPDGHMDGLTTNGVLVMHPRGGFTEDSRPGVWREISVCGDVYTLRETRSAQTRGKLVDSESNVLQDGSLVDLCGATLLWRTADGLFHTPTQKHLEALRQEINAARPQCPVGLNTLAFPSLQRSRTLPTLEDKQPWVYLACGHVHGYHDWGHRSERESNAQRECPMCRAVGPYVPLWLGCEPAFYVDAGSPTHAFVPCGHVCSEKSVKYWAEIPLPHGTHAFHAACPFCATQLEPSQSYAKLIFQGPID from the exons ATGTTTTCACCCAGCCAGGAGGAGCGCTGCACCCCCACGAAAGAGCCTGTGAAGTATGGGGAGCTGGTGGTGCTGGG GTACAATGGCTCCCTGCCAAGCGGCGACCGGGGCCGCAGGAAAAGCCGGTTTGCCCTGTTCCGTAGGACCAAGGCCAATGGCGTAAAGCCCAGCACGGTGCACGTCCTCAGCTCGCCGCAGGCCAGCAAG GCAGTgaactgcagggggcagcacagcaTCTCCTACACCCTGTCCCGGAACCAGACGGTGGTGGTGGAATACTGTCATGACAAGGACACCGACATGTTCCAG ATCGGTCGCTCCACGGAGAGCCCCATCGATTTTGTGGTGACTGACACGGTGTCTGGGAGCCAGGGCTCTGAGGAGACTCCCATCACGCAGAGCACCATATCACGCTTTGCCTGCCGCGTGGTCTGTGAGCGCAGCCCCCCCTACACTGCCAGGATCTATGCCGCCGGCTTCGACTCCTCCAAAAACATCTTCCTCGGG GAGAAAGCTGCCAAGTGGAAGAACCCGGACGGTCACATGGACGGCCTGACGACCAATGGGGTACTGGTCATGCACCCCAGGGGTGGCTTCACGGAGGACTCGCGGCCCGGCGTCTGGAGAGAGATCTCTGTGTGCGGCGACGTCTACACGCTGAGGGAGACGCGCTCGGCCCAGACCCGTGGCAAGCTG GTGGACAGCGAGAGCAACGTGCTGCAGGATGGCTCACTGGTGGACCTGTGCGGCGCCACACTACTGTGGCGTACGGCGGACGGCCTGTTCCACACACCCACTCAGAAGCACCTGGAGGCGCTGCGGCAGGAGATCAACGCGGCGCGGCCCCAGTGCCCTGTGGGGCTGAACACGCTGGCCTTCCCCAGCCTGCAGCGCAGCCGCACCCTGCCCACGCTGGAAGACAAGCAGCCCTGGGTGTACCTGGCCTGTGGCCACGTGCACGGCTACCACGACTGGGGCCACCGCTCAGAGCGGGAGTCCAACGCGCAGCGCGAGTGCCCCATGTGCCGGGCCGTGGGCCCCTACGTGCCGCTCTGGCTAGGCTGCGAACCCGCCTTCTACGTGGACGCGGGCTCACCCACGCACGCCTTCGTGCCGTGCGGACACGTGTGCTCCGAGAAGTCTGTCAAGTACTGGGCCGAGATCCCGCTGCCGCACGGCACCCATGCTTTCCACGCTGCCTGCCCCTTCTGCGCCACACAGCTGGAGCCCTCACAGAGCTACGCCAAGCTCATCTTTCAGGGGCCCATCGACTGA
- the peli2 gene encoding E3 ubiquitin-protein ligase pellino homolog 2 isoform X1 — translation MFSPSQEERCTPTKEPVKYGELVVLGKYHQWDSVSTCFWNGLKWYNGSLPSGDRGRRKSRFALFRRTKANGVKPSTVHVLSSPQASKAVNCRGQHSISYTLSRNQTVVVEYCHDKDTDMFQIGRSTESPIDFVVTDTVSGSQGSEETPITQSTISRFACRVVCERSPPYTARIYAAGFDSSKNIFLGEKAAKWKNPDGHMDGLTTNGVLVMHPRGGFTEDSRPGVWREISVCGDVYTLRETRSAQTRGKLVDSESNVLQDGSLVDLCGATLLWRTADGLFHTPTQKHLEALRQEINAARPQCPVGLNTLAFPSLQRSRTLPTLEDKQPWVYLACGHVHGYHDWGHRSERESNAQRECPMCRAVGPYVPLWLGCEPAFYVDAGSPTHAFVPCGHVCSEKSVKYWAEIPLPHGTHAFHAACPFCATQLEPSQSYAKLIFQGPID, via the exons ATGTTTTCACCCAGCCAGGAGGAGCGCTGCACCCCCACGAAAGAGCCTGTGAAGTATGGGGAGCTGGTGGTGCTGGG GAAATACCACCAGTGGGATTCAGTGTCGACGTGTTTTTGGAACGGGTTGAAATG GTACAATGGCTCCCTGCCAAGCGGCGACCGGGGCCGCAGGAAAAGCCGGTTTGCCCTGTTCCGTAGGACCAAGGCCAATGGCGTAAAGCCCAGCACGGTGCACGTCCTCAGCTCGCCGCAGGCCAGCAAG GCAGTgaactgcagggggcagcacagcaTCTCCTACACCCTGTCCCGGAACCAGACGGTGGTGGTGGAATACTGTCATGACAAGGACACCGACATGTTCCAG ATCGGTCGCTCCACGGAGAGCCCCATCGATTTTGTGGTGACTGACACGGTGTCTGGGAGCCAGGGCTCTGAGGAGACTCCCATCACGCAGAGCACCATATCACGCTTTGCCTGCCGCGTGGTCTGTGAGCGCAGCCCCCCCTACACTGCCAGGATCTATGCCGCCGGCTTCGACTCCTCCAAAAACATCTTCCTCGGG GAGAAAGCTGCCAAGTGGAAGAACCCGGACGGTCACATGGACGGCCTGACGACCAATGGGGTACTGGTCATGCACCCCAGGGGTGGCTTCACGGAGGACTCGCGGCCCGGCGTCTGGAGAGAGATCTCTGTGTGCGGCGACGTCTACACGCTGAGGGAGACGCGCTCGGCCCAGACCCGTGGCAAGCTG GTGGACAGCGAGAGCAACGTGCTGCAGGATGGCTCACTGGTGGACCTGTGCGGCGCCACACTACTGTGGCGTACGGCGGACGGCCTGTTCCACACACCCACTCAGAAGCACCTGGAGGCGCTGCGGCAGGAGATCAACGCGGCGCGGCCCCAGTGCCCTGTGGGGCTGAACACGCTGGCCTTCCCCAGCCTGCAGCGCAGCCGCACCCTGCCCACGCTGGAAGACAAGCAGCCCTGGGTGTACCTGGCCTGTGGCCACGTGCACGGCTACCACGACTGGGGCCACCGCTCAGAGCGGGAGTCCAACGCGCAGCGCGAGTGCCCCATGTGCCGGGCCGTGGGCCCCTACGTGCCGCTCTGGCTAGGCTGCGAACCCGCCTTCTACGTGGACGCGGGCTCACCCACGCACGCCTTCGTGCCGTGCGGACACGTGTGCTCCGAGAAGTCTGTCAAGTACTGGGCCGAGATCCCGCTGCCGCACGGCACCCATGCTTTCCACGCTGCCTGCCCCTTCTGCGCCACACAGCTGGAGCCCTCACAGAGCTACGCCAAGCTCATCTTTCAGGGGCCCATCGACTGA